The Vicia villosa cultivar HV-30 ecotype Madison, WI unplaced genomic scaffold, Vvil1.0 ctg.003329F_1_1, whole genome shotgun sequence genome has a window encoding:
- the LOC131640813 gene encoding uncharacterized protein LOC131640813, which translates to MANSVTVNKKTTKHTFSCSFYREDITPLVRLSTRVTGQNLDEFRKTYGHILLMLITRIDEWGLYTLLQFYDSELRCFTFQDYQLAPTLEEYAHILQIKVQHKVPFVCAPEKPKMDRIAGALYLSMKDVKDNWKPNGGTHGFYVKFLMREAETLADKEKWKEFNALLAVMIYGLVMFPNIPNFVDLTAICLFMDQNPVPTLLADTYYAIHSRYGKKGSVGGCLPILYEWFSSHLPKSGAFVTTRDSQKWPQRIMGLTANDIVWYHLRTDIEQVITRCGSFGNVPLIGTKGVINYNPKLALRQLGFVLKDKPLDKEIFESVCFEKGTDLEGLEKVRSAWNKIHTEDRTTLGGKNAIAKKAYTEWVEERVKERLLPFPKVSPLYEQPPEILTATVPAEEYNQVHVENIRLREKREDAKIKVQKRARTEKGERATTVRIEDHQRVIEEAVKKAEEKLKQEYREDLRAHKLRVEKEARAEIKGLKKKLEEETTQR; encoded by the exons ATGGCTAACAGTGTGACCGTCAACAAAAAGACTACGAAGCATACCTTCTCTTGCAGTTTCTACCGTGAGGATATAACACCTTTGGTCCGATTGAGCACCCGAGTTACTGGGCAAAATTTGGATGAATTCAGAAAGACTTATGGCCACATTCTGCTTATGTTAATTACTCGTATTGATGAGTGGGGTCTCTatactcttcttcagttttaTGATTCTGAGCTGCGCTGCTTTACCTTTCAAGATTACCAATTAGCCCCTACTCTCGAAGAGTATGCACACATTCTTCAAATCAAAGTTCAACATAAGGTTCCTTTTGTGTGTGCACCCGAGAAGCCCAAAATGGATCGCattgctggtgctctttatttgagcatgaaggaTGTTAAGGATAATtggaagcctaatggtgggaCCCATGGATTCTATGTGAAATTTCTGATGAGGGAAGCTGAAACCCTTGCTGATAAGGAAAAgtggaaagaattcaatgctctccTGGCCGTCATGATCTATGGATTAGTGATGTTCCCGAATATTCCAAATTTTGTTGATCTCACTGCCATTTGTCTCTTCATGGATCAAAATCCTGTACCCACTCTGTTGGCCGACACTTATTATGCCATCCATTCTAGGTATGGAAAAAAGGGATCAGTTGGGGGTTGTTTGCCAATACTGTACGAATGGTTTTCTTCACATTTGCCTAAAAGCGGAGCATTTGTCACTACAAGAGATTCACAAAAGTGGCCCCAAAGGATTATGGGACTTACTGCAAATGATATTGTTTGGTATCACCTCCGAACGGACATCGAGCAAGTTATAACCAGATGTGGAAGTTTTGGCAATGTTCCTCTCATAGGGACAAAAGGAGTTATCAACTATAATCCGAAGCTAGCACTGCGCCAGTTGGGTTTTGTACTAAAGGACAAGCCTTTGGATAAAGAGATATTTGAGTCcgtttgttttgaaaaaggaaCCGATCTAGAAGGTTTGGAGAAAGTAAGGAGTGCGTGGAACAAAATTCATACAGAAGACCGAACTACCCTGGGGGGAAAGAATGCCATTGCTAAGAAAGCTTATACtgaatgggttgaagaaagaGTCAAGGAGCgtctgttgcctttcccgaaggttagccCTCTCTATGAACAACCACCTGAGATTTTAACTGCCACTGTACCAGCTGAGGAGTACAACCAAGTACATGTGGAGAATATCAGGCTGCGAGAAAAAAGGGAGGACGCTAAAATAAA agttcaaaaaaGGGCCAGAACTGAAAAGGGTGAAAGAGCTACCACTGTTCGTATTGAGGACCATCAAAGGGTTATAGAAGAAGCGGTAAAGAAAGCAGAAGAAAAGCTCAAGCAAGAGTATAGAGAAGATTTAAGGGCTCACAAGCTCAGAGtagagaaagaggctagggccgagataaagggtttgaaaaagaagctGGAAGAGGAAACCACTCAGAGG